The nucleotide sequence GGAGCTACACAACAACCAACACAACAGACACTGTACAGTAGGTGAACTCGTAACCAATGACAGACAATGATTTCACTGtgggtgttttcttttctttctatcAGGGTTATGTTTGTTTGGCTATTTTTGTATGCGCCTCTTTAACCTAACAATCTATGGCCAATTTAACAGAATTATCCTGTTATGTTAATTGGCTAAATTCTTCCTTGATAGCATTCTTGGGTACTCTGCACAGGCAGATGGTGGGCGTAGCTCTACTACAGACCCATCTCTGGCCAGTGGATGTGAACAGAATACAGAATTTTACAAGCCCATTGTTGCTTAGGAAGTTAGGCATTTTATGACTTTACACGGGAGGGAAAGTGACATTTATATCTATTTATGGCCCAACTACTTATAAAGTAAGCTTCTCCCAACTGTTGACTAAAGAAATGCTTGGGTTGAGTAACTTTGTACTAATTTTTGGAGCTGATATGAAAATTTTCTTGAATCAAAACATGGACAGGTCTCGTTCCTCTATATCCATAACTAACGTGCTGTCATCTGAGCCCTTAGACAACTTCACTAAAAATTTAAACTCATAtgatattttgtgtgttttgaacAAATTGCTGAGAATTTACCTTTCATATAGAGCACAGTATAGTCAACTTTCTTCATGCAAATTGTAAGCCAAACAGGAGGAGAATTATTGTCAAACTTTAACAGGACAAATTTAGTGCCTAAACTGGAGGGAGTCTTAAATACTAATGTTGGCAGTGTTTATAAATAATGATATGTTCGTATGGGCGGACGTTAAGGGATTCTTGAGAAACAACaacttcatttgttttatttgttattacaaaaaaataacagatgatGTAAACTATAAAAAATTAGAATTAGAGTGCTAAATATTAGAGAACGAATTAAATGTCAGGTACTCCCAATGAAAAGAACTTGAACTGAACCTTAAACATTCTGCATTAAAAGGTTTACCTTAGTAGCCACTACAATTTTATATGCATGTAACTAAACacaaatagcactatttgataTTTTCATGAAGACACATCTCGCTCTAACAAGTGCAGACTAACACACGTTTTCTGCTTAGTTTGAAACAATCCTTTCAATATGTTTTATGTATGCCAAAAGCCTTGGTTGATTATTCTAATGAAGATGTGTATCCTGACCTCTAGTGGTGAGGAGAGTTAAACACACGTTAACGATTAACTATGACAAAGATTCACTGAAGGCCCTGTGCTTTctgtacatttttaatacagattAATGCGTTCATACTCATAACAAGACAGGCCCCAAAACTTCGTCTTCATCTGTATTTCCAACAGGACGCTCTCCCTCTGAGACCGATGTCCAGTACAAGACCCTGAAACAGCCAATTACaaatatgcaataaaaaaaaaaacaacctaaggCATGCGTGCTCACAGGACGGGTGTCTGACGTTGCTAATGTCTTATGTTGTGCAGATTGTAGCTTTGTTTTCACCCCAGggagaggaacagcagcagcagtgaagTGGTTAAACAGGTGGTGAGAAGAAacaggaggaggcggaggaagGAGCGAGGAGCTGCGCCAGGCGCGGCGAGTAACTGCCCTCCTGGGAGCAGAGACAGGTCAAATATCTCCTGCAGCTCTGTGTGGCCTGCCACAAGCTGGGGGGTCACTTAAAGACacagagagaagaaaaacacacaggaaaACATTGATGGCACTGTCAGTGTAGCAGAAGAAGCTTAGATTTCTAAAACCATACATGCTGTTGAAGCAAGAGTATCCATACTgcttaaacattttcacattatgtCACATTACAATTAGAAAGATAAGTGtattttttattgggattttatgcggcAGACCAACAAGTAGAACATAAAAGTAAAGGGGAAGATAAATTACACATGGTTTTGAAATTCTTTGaaacaaacatctaaaaagCAGGTCTACATTGTTTTAATCAGCACCCTTGTTTCTGAcagcccaaaataaaatccagaccAGCTTGCTTTTTAGAAGCCACCTAATGAGTAAACAGCGTCCACATGGGTGGTGGGAGAGTTCGTTAACAGATTAATTTTTAGTATGGTAAAACACAAACCTGACCTTTGGGAAGAGTGACAAGAAGAGAGCTGTTGTTGTCAGAAAGCCACAGGAAGTCGTTTATCACGTTCAAGCCACGTCGGGGAACCCAGCAAACATGTGGGACCGAAAATGAAATATCTGGGCTTACAGGGAAGACACTGAGGATGTTGGAAAGGTCGCACTGTGCACCACCCTAAATGCCCATCCACGCTGTAAAATGTAGGGTCAGCATCACGCTGTGGGGAGGATTTTCCTCAGCAGGGAAAGAAAAGCTTGTCAGAGCTAAATGAAGAAACACTTTAACCGTGGCAGCTGGGATGGAGGTTCATCTTTCGCCAGCACAACGACATAAAACATCCACTCAGAGCCGCAACGGATGGTTTAAATCAAATCGCATCCATGTGTTACAATGGACCCAAATCTGGTTCAGAATCTTGAGCAATAACTTTAATTATTAGTTCCCAGTCGCTCCTCATCCAATCTGACTAGGATTGAGTTTGTTTTAGTCCCCatttgtgcaaagctggtagagggATACACCAAAGGGCATTATCtgtaaaacaaaactgcaaaccacgtttttatttatttccagttACCTATTATGctttgctttgtgttggtctgtcacatagacatcatatacgtagacgccccgtcgtcgggtgagaggcgtgccaacagagcggccatcttaggtcatatatatatatatatatatatatatatatatatatatatatatatatatatatatatatataatgtgtgtataatttgtgtgtttattatattaatatgtaactgctAAAGATATAACTGCGTGTATACATatctcatccagtttgacttcagtttaaatagttttggttctgaataaatatgagtAATCTAACTGAAAGGTCACCAGCATTAGGAACATATGAtaaaaatgagatctgagctgcctcctgtTCATTCTGatagcagctgtctgatctgtggtctgacccaagatggccgccccgtaggcacgtcggcccagcggccggcagcgtccaatggggcgtctacgtacaTAATGTCTATGGGTCTGTCACTAAAATGGCAATACGATACTTTGATGTTTACTTTTGCGAGGAGCAGTATGCATTCAGCCAATCGAAGagtttggatttcttttttaaaagttgcaaaaacatttaaaatgttttaaatattcatgTCTTGAATAGCAGTAATGAAAAATGTCCCATATGTATGCAAATACTTTGTAAAAGTGTTGAGTCTGCCCCTATTTCATTAAATTTTGAGTCTGAGTAGCCTGGTTCTCTTATGATCCTTGAAAGTGC is from Fundulus heteroclitus isolate FHET01 chromosome 3, MU-UCD_Fhet_4.1, whole genome shotgun sequence and encodes:
- the LOC118557792 gene encoding sperm acrosome membrane-associated protein 6-like, which codes for MDQFKEVTAGVDRLYSIPSTRLQHQGTYQCEMYSGSRSIVRLYFYITVTPQLVAGHTELQEIFDLSLLPGGQLLAAPGAAPRSFLRLLLFLLTTCLTTSLLLLFLSLGVLYWTSVSEGERPVGNTDEDEVLGPVLL